A stretch of Anaerolineales bacterium DNA encodes these proteins:
- a CDS encoding phosphodiester glycosidase family protein, translating to MGIPTPPRQRRAWLAFVLLALLGWVLIAPSPAAPHPGWNVVIPGIEYQAFSLEGPNRVYVARMDRHNPGLTLDSAIGSGSLLDGKETVSQMAARYDQAINNWGGGWGNRNTVVAAINGSFFDLESGVPWSGLVHSEWYAKWYGSLSGSTGFGWTNERVAFIGRCIQHRPERQVVTFPASGETILIDGVNIDRQHNQLIIYTADYAPATPAAERGVEVVVQMTRPMGILPLPAMAKGYIRELRVDQGPTEIHFDHVVLSASGEKAEELLRLARFASEVGVSLEVTDLGEGCRQRSGIDWTKTYAGVGGSFVFLEDGDVLDIDNAGAIVQNPRTAICFNDDWIFFVVVDGRDPEYSVGMDMNQLGRFCSRRLEAGWGINQDGGGSSTLWVNGNVKNRPSDGFERAVANGMLMVAIEPKVSSPTFSRGQQVIIGQDSRLYLGPGTNYSWRSVLRPNTLGVVQDSLNDLDGVLAKGSYWWSVRFGKTSGWVVEEALQAYDGQPLPAPEAWPPPASP from the coding sequence ATGGGAATCCCCACCCCCCCGCGCCAGCGACGTGCCTGGTTGGCATTCGTGCTGCTTGCCCTCCTGGGGTGGGTATTGATCGCGCCGTCTCCGGCGGCTCCGCACCCGGGCTGGAACGTCGTGATCCCAGGGATCGAGTACCAGGCCTTCTCGCTGGAGGGCCCAAACCGCGTCTACGTGGCACGCATGGATCGCCACAATCCAGGGCTCACCTTGGACAGCGCCATCGGCTCGGGGAGCCTGCTGGATGGCAAGGAGACCGTCAGCCAGATGGCCGCCCGCTACGACCAGGCCATCAACAACTGGGGAGGCGGCTGGGGGAATAGGAACACGGTCGTGGCGGCCATCAATGGTTCATTCTTCGATCTGGAGTCCGGTGTCCCGTGGAGCGGCTTGGTGCACTCCGAGTGGTACGCCAAGTGGTACGGGAGCCTGTCGGGCAGCACGGGGTTTGGGTGGACCAATGAGCGAGTGGCGTTCATCGGGCGGTGCATTCAGCACCGGCCCGAGCGCCAGGTGGTCACCTTCCCCGCCAGCGGAGAAACGATCCTTATCGACGGAGTGAATATCGACCGCCAGCACAACCAGCTGATCATCTACACAGCCGACTATGCCCCCGCCACTCCGGCAGCCGAGCGGGGCGTCGAAGTCGTTGTCCAGATGACCCGCCCGATGGGCATCCTTCCGCTGCCGGCGATGGCCAAGGGCTACATCCGCGAATTACGGGTCGATCAGGGCCCGACCGAGATTCACTTCGACCACGTTGTCCTCTCGGCCTCGGGCGAGAAGGCCGAGGAACTGCTTCGCCTGGCGCGGTTCGCCTCCGAGGTTGGCGTATCACTGGAAGTCACGGACCTGGGGGAGGGCTGCCGCCAGCGAAGTGGAATCGACTGGACCAAGACCTATGCCGGCGTGGGCGGCAGTTTCGTCTTCTTGGAGGATGGGGACGTCTTGGACATCGACAATGCCGGCGCCATCGTCCAGAACCCGCGCACTGCGATCTGTTTCAACGACGATTGGATCTTCTTCGTGGTGGTCGACGGCCGGGACCCGGAATACAGTGTGGGAATGGACATGAACCAGCTCGGCCGATTCTGCAGCCGCCGCTTGGAAGCCGGCTGGGGGATCAACCAGGACGGCGGCGGGTCTTCTACGCTGTGGGTGAACGGCAACGTCAAGAACCGCCCTTCGGATGGCTTCGAGCGAGCCGTCGCCAACGGCATGCTGATGGTCGCCATCGAGCCGAAGGTCTCATCCCCGACATTCTCGCGTGGGCAACAGGTGATCATCGGCCAGGACAGTCGCCTGTACCTCGGTCCCGGCACGAACTACTCCTGGCGCTCTGTCCTGCGACCCAACACCTTGGGCGTGGTGCAGGACAGCCTGAACGATTTGGATGGGGTGCTCGCCAAGGGATCCTACTGGTGGAGCGTGCGCTTCGGCAAGACCAGTGGCTGGGTAGTCGAGGAGGCGCTTCAGGCTTATGACGGCCAGCCGCTTCCGGCTCCCGAAGCCTGGCCACCCCCTGCCTCCCCCTGA